A window from Photobacterium leiognathi encodes these proteins:
- a CDS encoding HAL/PAL/TAL family ammonia-lyase, whose product MTTNNTSTTQQTIKFGADRLTIEDVCAIANGAHAEMNNDAAFNEKIDRGVAFLERLLKDEGVIYGVTTGYGDSCTVAIPPKLVDELPLHLTRFHGCGLGEVLAPQQARAVLATRLCSLSQGVSGVSHELLNQLVTLINHDIVPRIPEEGSVGASGDLTPLSYVAATLIGERDVIYKGEVRPTAEVFNELGITPIQLRPKEGLALMNGTSVMTALACLAYKRAEYLAQMATKITAMVSVAMQGNDFHFDEALFAVKPHPGQQLIASWLRSDLQAERPPRNSDRLQDRYSLRCAPHVIGVLQDSLPWLRQMIENELNSANDNPIIDGDNERVLHGSHFYGGHIAMAMDTLKTAVANIADLLDRQMAQLMDYKFNNGLPFNLTGAMGERKPINHGFKAVQIGISAWTAEALKHTMPASVFSRSTECHNQDKVSMGTIASRDCLRVLQLTEQVTAASLLAATQAIELRKRDEELNASHLSPALTKMNEAVLEHFESVIEDRPLEQDLRLFIDMIQHQHWPLYR is encoded by the coding sequence ATGACAACCAATAATACCTCAACAACCCAACAAACCATTAAGTTTGGTGCCGATCGCCTCACGATTGAAGACGTTTGTGCTATCGCTAATGGTGCCCATGCTGAAATGAACAATGATGCTGCATTCAACGAAAAAATTGACCGCGGTGTCGCTTTCCTTGAACGCCTACTCAAAGATGAAGGCGTAATTTATGGTGTAACCACTGGCTACGGTGATTCATGTACGGTTGCGATCCCACCAAAACTCGTTGATGAATTACCGCTACATTTAACCCGTTTCCACGGCTGTGGTTTAGGTGAAGTATTAGCACCGCAACAAGCCCGTGCTGTGCTAGCCACCCGTTTATGCTCGCTATCTCAAGGGGTTTCTGGCGTTAGCCATGAACTACTGAACCAATTAGTAACCTTGATTAATCACGACATCGTGCCACGTATTCCTGAAGAAGGCTCTGTGGGTGCCAGTGGTGATTTAACCCCGCTATCTTACGTTGCTGCCACCTTAATCGGTGAGCGTGATGTGATTTATAAAGGTGAAGTGCGGCCAACCGCAGAAGTGTTTAATGAGCTTGGTATTACACCTATTCAACTAAGACCGAAAGAAGGCTTAGCGCTAATGAATGGCACATCGGTAATGACTGCTCTTGCCTGTTTAGCTTACAAGCGCGCGGAATATCTCGCGCAAATGGCAACTAAGATCACCGCAATGGTGTCTGTTGCGATGCAAGGTAATGATTTCCACTTTGATGAAGCATTATTTGCGGTAAAACCACATCCGGGGCAGCAACTTATTGCTAGTTGGTTACGTTCAGATCTGCAAGCAGAACGTCCACCTCGTAACAGTGATCGACTGCAAGATCGTTACTCATTGCGTTGTGCACCTCATGTAATCGGCGTGCTGCAAGATAGCCTGCCGTGGCTACGCCAAATGATTGAGAACGAGCTAAACAGCGCTAACGATAACCCAATTATTGATGGTGATAACGAACGTGTACTTCACGGTAGTCACTTCTATGGTGGTCATATTGCAATGGCGATGGATACCCTAAAAACCGCTGTTGCTAACATTGCCGATCTGCTTGATCGCCAAATGGCACAGCTGATGGATTACAAGTTCAACAACGGTTTGCCATTTAACCTAACAGGTGCAATGGGTGAGCGTAAGCCAATCAACCACGGTTTTAAAGCGGTACAAATCGGTATCTCAGCATGGACGGCAGAAGCGTTAAAACACACTATGCCAGCCAGCGTATTCTCTCGCTCAACCGAGTGTCATAACCAAGATAAAGTGAGCATGGGTACTATTGCTTCTCGTGATTGCTTACGTGTATTGCAGTTAACAGAGCAAGTCACCGCAGCATCATTGCTAGCAGCAACCCAAGCAATTGAGCTAAGAAAGCGTGATGAAGAGCTTAACGCATCACATTTAAGTCCTGCGCTGACTAAGATGAATGAAGCGGTATTAGAGCACTTTGAATCGGTTATTGAAGATCGCCCACTAGAGCAAGACTTACGTCTGTTTATCGATATGATCCAGCATCAACACTGGCCGCTATATCGCTAA
- a CDS encoding MMPL family transporter: protein MFSNSKLASLWLAIMLILVAALGYQLTARKQLPIETNILALLPENRQDPIAQQAFDHIATSMSDKVVFVVGSKDSDTMLKAAKDFSQALPSLDMFSHIDAEVSQDQQQAWAKLYYPKRFQLLTPEQQNRLQHHPEQQTQNVIHTLYNPFSGITGTELKNDPFLLFREYLADLTAKTGKFSLKQGFLTTEYQDKHYALITANLKGSAYNIGLQDKLPALTSLEQQIESKYSLTDSPLAIEQTGVIFYAAHGTQSAENEISTIGLGSLLGIVILLIAVYRSTLPLALALLSISCGLVAAFVTTVAIFGKVHLFSLVFGASLIGVSIDYAFHYLTDRLAAGKHWNAQQGLKHIFTAITLGLITSLIGYLGMLVAPFPGLQQLSLFSAIGLTAAYATVVCWYPTLAAKPSKPRAIPFAGTLGRWLHLWLQPSIRWVTPILLALLSIYGLTKATYNDDIRQLQALPASLQHQEATIKAITGVSSSQQMFLVKADSQQALLNKIAATDHALDGLIKQGALKSYQSLGQYIPTLEQQRANFELVQQLYKEQGTTLSQSLNLAQPVSFTATFEPLTMAHFLASPISAPLRFMWLDALKDKNGVSKYSAVILLHDIKQQNAIEQLTHNDSELTYLNKADEISALFGQYREHVTWLLIAATFAIYLLLAWRYGLKQGVKMIAPSLIAGMAGIAITSLTGTPLNLFNLLALILILGIGIDYSLFFAELKAETAHQQGITTLLAITLSALTTVLSFGLLALSETQAIHSFGITVLTGIIIAWLLAPLAMSKVKPSQQHQ from the coding sequence GTGTTTTCCAATTCTAAGTTAGCCAGTTTATGGCTTGCGATTATGTTGATTTTGGTAGCCGCCCTTGGCTACCAACTCACAGCGCGTAAACAACTCCCTATTGAAACGAACATCTTGGCGTTATTACCTGAAAATCGCCAAGATCCCATAGCGCAACAAGCGTTTGATCATATTGCCACTAGTATGAGCGATAAGGTGGTCTTTGTTGTCGGCAGTAAAGACAGCGATACCATGCTCAAAGCCGCTAAAGACTTTAGCCAAGCCCTGCCTTCCCTTGATATGTTTAGCCATATTGATGCCGAAGTAAGCCAAGATCAGCAACAAGCATGGGCAAAGCTCTACTATCCGAAACGCTTTCAATTATTAACGCCAGAGCAACAAAATCGCCTGCAACATCATCCTGAACAGCAAACTCAAAACGTTATCCATACTCTGTATAACCCGTTCTCAGGTATTACTGGCACAGAACTTAAAAACGATCCTTTCTTGTTGTTTCGTGAATACCTTGCCGATCTCACCGCTAAAACTGGTAAATTCAGTCTAAAACAAGGCTTTCTAACCACAGAATATCAAGACAAACATTACGCCCTGATCACTGCCAATCTCAAAGGCTCAGCCTATAACATTGGCTTACAAGATAAGTTGCCAGCATTAACCTCGTTAGAGCAACAAATTGAAAGCAAGTATTCACTTACTGATTCACCGCTTGCAATCGAGCAAACTGGAGTTATTTTCTACGCTGCTCACGGTACGCAAAGCGCAGAAAATGAAATTAGCACCATAGGCTTAGGCTCACTGCTAGGGATTGTGATTTTATTAATCGCGGTTTATCGCAGCACCTTACCATTAGCCCTTGCCCTGCTTTCCATTAGCTGTGGTTTAGTGGCAGCATTTGTTACTACTGTTGCGATTTTTGGCAAGGTACATCTGTTTAGCTTGGTCTTTGGTGCCAGCTTGATTGGGGTTTCCATCGACTATGCTTTCCATTACCTCACCGATCGTTTAGCAGCAGGTAAACATTGGAATGCACAGCAAGGTTTAAAACATATATTTACTGCAATCACGCTTGGTTTAATCACTAGCTTGATTGGTTATTTAGGTATGTTAGTTGCGCCCTTCCCTGGTTTGCAGCAACTGTCTTTATTCTCAGCCATTGGCTTAACTGCCGCTTACGCCACCGTGGTCTGTTGGTATCCCACCCTTGCAGCAAAACCAAGCAAACCTCGTGCTATTCCTTTTGCTGGTACATTAGGTCGTTGGCTGCATCTATGGCTGCAACCCAGTATCCGTTGGGTTACACCTATACTATTAGCACTGCTGTCCATTTATGGTTTAACCAAAGCAACTTACAACGATGATATTCGCCAACTGCAAGCCCTTCCTGCGTCGTTACAACATCAAGAAGCGACAATTAAAGCCATCACGGGTGTAAGCAGTAGCCAACAAATGTTTCTAGTAAAAGCTGATAGCCAGCAAGCATTACTCAATAAAATCGCAGCTACCGATCACGCCTTAGATGGATTAATCAAACAAGGGGCACTAAAGAGTTATCAAAGCCTTGGTCAATATATTCCAACACTTGAGCAGCAAAGAGCTAACTTCGAGTTAGTCCAACAACTATATAAAGAGCAAGGTACAACACTCAGCCAAAGTTTAAATCTGGCACAACCTGTTAGCTTCACCGCCACATTTGAACCTTTAACCATGGCGCATTTCTTGGCATCACCGATCTCAGCACCACTGCGTTTTATGTGGCTCGATGCACTAAAAGATAAAAATGGTGTCAGTAAATACAGCGCGGTGATTTTGCTTCATGACATTAAGCAGCAAAACGCTATTGAACAGCTAACGCATAACGACAGTGAACTGACGTATTTAAACAAAGCCGATGAGATTTCAGCTCTGTTCGGACAATACCGAGAGCACGTGACTTGGCTATTGATCGCGGCGACCTTTGCGATTTATCTGTTATTAGCTTGGCGTTATGGTCTCAAGCAAGGTGTGAAAATGATCGCGCCATCCTTAATAGCTGGTATGGCGGGTATTGCGATCACAAGCCTAACAGGTACACCACTTAACTTGTTCAACCTATTAGCGCTGATCTTAATTTTGGGTATCGGGATTGATTACAGTCTATTTTTTGCAGAGCTAAAAGCAGAAACAGCGCACCAGCAAGGGATCACCACATTATTGGCAATCACCTTATCCGCATTAACCACTGTTTTGTCATTTGGCTTACTTGCTCTGAGTGAAACTCAAGCCATACATAGTTTTGGGATCACCGTGCTGACAGGCATCATCATCGCTTGGCTATTAGCCCCGTTGGCGATGAGTAAAGTAAAACCATCGCAACAACATCAATAA
- a CDS encoding acyl-CoA thioesterase, whose product MTTIKPEFISAEISLTTSFQDADPMGVIYHGNYFRYFEEARHQLMNKLNYSYREMEASGYVWSIIDTRVKYVKAIPYDHPIRITATMTEWENRLRVDYVIYDGETGARMTKGHTMQVAVGIADREMCFVSPKVFTEKVEAWYANHA is encoded by the coding sequence ATGACAACAATAAAACCGGAATTCATCAGTGCTGAAATCTCGCTTACAACGAGTTTTCAAGATGCCGATCCAATGGGCGTCATTTATCACGGTAACTACTTCCGCTACTTTGAAGAAGCACGTCATCAGTTAATGAACAAACTGAACTACAGTTATCGTGAAATGGAAGCATCGGGTTATGTATGGTCAATCATTGATACCCGCGTGAAGTATGTTAAAGCGATCCCTTACGACCATCCTATCCGCATTACTGCCACCATGACAGAATGGGAAAACCGTCTTCGTGTTGATTATGTTATCTATGATGGTGAAACAGGGGCACGAATGACCAAAGGGCACACCATGCAAGTGGCGGTTGGCATCGCTGATCGTGAGATGTGCTTTGTGTCACCAAAAGTATTTACCGAAAAAGTGGAGGCTTGGTATGCCAACCATGCGTGA
- a CDS encoding LolA family protein: protein MPTMRDKTRFSRVFKRAAKATLAASVLALTSLSAHAIRLDQLQKNLSSAPLVRGDFTQKREMAMFDQPLLSSGQFLLSAKNGLWWHQTQPMPVSLVLTQDKLSQQFDNQPAQVLSASDNPMVFYFSHVFLSLFKGDTSQLTEQFDLSLKEIKDSTTNNQWQLVLTPKVAPLDKVFSKIEIEGGKFINELELDEIRGDKTIITFSQQKTTPTTLTSEEQRVFQF from the coding sequence ATGCCAACCATGCGTGATAAAACCCGTTTTAGCCGTGTCTTTAAACGAGCAGCAAAAGCAACATTGGCTGCATCTGTGTTAGCGCTTACTAGCTTATCAGCCCATGCTATTAGGTTAGATCAGCTACAAAAAAACTTATCTTCAGCGCCGCTTGTGCGTGGTGATTTTACTCAAAAACGTGAAATGGCAATGTTCGATCAACCATTGCTATCAAGTGGTCAGTTTTTACTGTCAGCGAAAAACGGCCTATGGTGGCATCAAACCCAGCCGATGCCTGTATCACTGGTGTTAACCCAAGATAAACTTAGCCAGCAGTTTGATAACCAACCAGCACAGGTGCTTTCAGCCAGTGATAATCCAATGGTGTTCTACTTTAGCCATGTGTTCTTATCGCTGTTTAAAGGCGATACTTCACAGCTTACTGAGCAGTTTGATTTATCACTTAAAGAGATAAAAGACAGCACGACGAACAATCAATGGCAGTTAGTGCTTACTCCCAAAGTAGCGCCGTTAGATAAAGTCTTTAGCAAGATTGAAATTGAAGGTGGTAAGTTCATTAACGAGCTTGAACTGGATGAAATTCGTGGCGATAAAACCATTATCACTTTTAGCCAACAAAAAACGACACCGACCACACTAACATCAGAAGAACAACGTGTTTTCCAATTCTAA
- a CDS encoding DUF3261 domain-containing protein — protein sequence MKTIKQHAKGMIAILMASVVLVGCASKPIVQQNQVEIAPNTLVTLPTPAQLGYSLTASQLITATWQKQSHQLPVQLQVDPKRVALAGFSSWGTRILSLDYQDQHIDTYVMPGLGATLPDPKQVLFNIMITLWPMDAWKAPLEQVGWQLKQTHNHRQLIDSKGDIIADIDYKNSDPLKGDITFINHQQHYTIGIKTLQSSQHESGK from the coding sequence ATGAAAACCATAAAACAACACGCTAAAGGTATGATTGCCATATTGATGGCGAGCGTGGTATTAGTCGGATGCGCCAGCAAACCAATAGTGCAGCAAAACCAAGTGGAAATTGCGCCCAATACGCTTGTGACCTTACCAACACCTGCTCAACTGGGTTACTCATTAACAGCCAGCCAGCTGATCACTGCAACATGGCAAAAACAAAGCCACCAGCTTCCGGTTCAGCTACAAGTTGATCCAAAGCGCGTAGCATTAGCGGGATTTTCTTCATGGGGAACCCGTATTCTTAGCCTTGATTATCAAGATCAACATATTGATACCTATGTCATGCCGGGGCTAGGTGCAACACTGCCCGATCCTAAGCAGGTTTTATTTAATATTATGATCACGCTGTGGCCGATGGATGCTTGGAAAGCCCCATTAGAGCAAGTAGGTTGGCAATTAAAACAAACTCATAATCACCGTCAATTAATTGATAGTAAAGGTGATATAATTGCAGATATTGATTATAAAAATAGCGATCCGCTAAAAGGTGATATTACGTTTATCAACCATCAGCAACATTACACGATCGGTATTAAAACACTGCAATCAAGCCAACATGAGTCAGGCAAATAA
- a CDS encoding beta-ketoacyl-ACP synthase: MNRRVVVTGMSGVTAFGNDWQHIEPKLRACENATIYMQDYELYDGLNTKLAAPIENFTLPKHYTRKKTRAMGRVSKLSTLATENALIQAGLLDNEVLTNGQTGIAYGSSTGSTPAISAFGVMLNEKSTRAITATTYVQMMPHTTAVNVGLFFGLRGRVIPTSSACTSGSQAIGYAYEAIKHGYQTVMVAGGAEELCPTESAVFDTLFATSLKNDTPKATPRPYDTERDGLVIGEGAGTLVLEEYDHAIARGAKIYAEVVGFASNCDAAHVTQPQKETMQLCMEMALQQANLSPSDIDYISAHGTATEKGDIAESQATASIFGNDTPISSLKSYLGHTLGACGAIEAWLSLEMMHNGWFNPTLNLDNVDPECGDLDYIRGEGRNLDCQYIMSNNFAFGGINTSIIFKRV, from the coding sequence ATGAACCGTCGTGTAGTTGTTACAGGCATGTCAGGGGTTACTGCATTTGGTAACGATTGGCAGCACATTGAGCCAAAACTGCGTGCATGTGAAAATGCGACGATCTACATGCAAGACTATGAATTGTATGATGGCTTAAACACCAAACTTGCCGCACCGATTGAAAACTTCACCTTGCCAAAACATTACACACGTAAGAAAACCCGTGCCATGGGACGTGTATCTAAACTATCGACATTGGCAACTGAAAACGCACTTATCCAAGCTGGATTGCTAGACAACGAGGTACTGACTAACGGTCAAACCGGTATCGCTTACGGCTCTTCAACCGGAAGTACCCCTGCGATCAGTGCTTTTGGTGTAATGCTTAATGAGAAAAGCACCCGCGCTATTACTGCTACCACTTATGTACAAATGATGCCTCATACTACTGCGGTAAACGTAGGTTTATTCTTTGGTCTGCGTGGTCGTGTGATCCCAACGAGCAGTGCATGTACCTCTGGTAGCCAAGCAATTGGTTATGCGTATGAAGCCATTAAACACGGTTATCAAACTGTAATGGTGGCAGGTGGTGCTGAAGAGCTTTGCCCAACAGAGTCTGCCGTTTTTGATACCCTTTTTGCTACCAGCCTTAAAAACGACACGCCTAAAGCAACGCCTCGCCCTTACGATACCGAGCGTGATGGCTTAGTGATTGGCGAAGGTGCTGGCACATTAGTGTTAGAAGAATACGACCATGCGATTGCTCGTGGCGCGAAGATCTATGCTGAAGTAGTTGGCTTTGCAAGCAACTGTGATGCTGCCCACGTGACACAACCACAAAAAGAAACCATGCAGTTATGTATGGAAATGGCACTACAGCAAGCAAACTTATCACCAAGTGATATCGACTATATTTCAGCCCACGGCACAGCCACTGAGAAAGGTGATATTGCCGAGAGCCAAGCAACAGCCAGCATCTTTGGTAATGACACGCCTATTAGTTCACTGAAAAGCTATTTAGGCCATACTCTTGGTGCCTGTGGCGCGATTGAAGCATGGTTGAGTTTAGAAATGATGCATAACGGTTGGTTTAACCCAACCCTTAACCTAGATAACGTTGATCCTGAATGTGGCGACTTAGACTACATCCGTGGTGAAGGACGCAACCTTGATTGCCAATACATTATGAGCAACAACTTTGCGTTCGGTGGGATTAACACTTCAATTATTTTTAAGCGCGTTTAA
- a CDS encoding beta-ketoacyl-[acyl-carrier-protein] synthase family protein produces the protein MQTIADKQPIYIRGCGFNSALGCEHDTIHKRLRQGVSPDMLTVQGWLNDGTETVVGKVSSALPNIDSTRFAHQDTANNRLALSALQQIEPEIHAAIKQYGNDRIAVIVGTTTSGISDGEQALTTRKETCSYPNGYHYHQQEPSNTGQFIADYYQLTGPCYTLSTACSSSGRVFLSAKRMLKAGLVDAVIVGGADSLCHLTLNGFHGLDSLSSSLCNPFSDNRNGINIGEGAAFMLLAHTPDENQSTPHIALLGVGDSSDAHHISAPHPEGTGAEVAMRKALADANLTPNDIGYINAHGTATPLNDAMEAKALARVFGNHVPVSSTKPLTGHTLGAASAIEAAICWHLLRYNLPLPKQINDGVVADDLPIQLASADMALTKPVVLSNSFAFGGNNISLILGLTDD, from the coding sequence ATGCAAACAATCGCCGACAAACAGCCAATTTATATTCGTGGGTGTGGGTTTAACTCAGCGTTAGGCTGCGAACATGACACCATCCACAAACGATTACGCCAAGGTGTTAGCCCTGATATGCTAACCGTACAAGGCTGGCTAAATGACGGCACAGAGACTGTCGTTGGCAAAGTTTCATCTGCACTACCAAATATTGATAGCACGCGTTTTGCGCACCAAGATACCGCTAATAACCGTTTAGCTTTATCTGCACTGCAACAAATTGAGCCAGAGATCCATGCCGCCATTAAGCAATACGGTAATGATCGTATTGCAGTGATTGTTGGAACAACGACCTCTGGGATCAGTGATGGCGAGCAAGCGCTAACGACACGAAAAGAGACCTGCAGTTACCCAAATGGTTATCACTACCACCAGCAAGAGCCAAGTAATACTGGGCAATTTATTGCTGACTATTACCAATTAACAGGGCCTTGCTATACCCTTTCAACCGCATGTTCATCTAGTGGCCGCGTGTTTTTATCAGCAAAGCGAATGCTAAAAGCGGGCTTAGTCGATGCAGTGATTGTCGGTGGGGCTGACAGTCTTTGTCACTTAACCCTTAATGGTTTTCACGGCTTAGATTCTCTTTCAAGCAGTTTGTGTAACCCATTTAGTGATAATCGCAACGGGATCAACATTGGTGAAGGGGCAGCTTTTATGCTGCTTGCTCACACCCCAGATGAAAATCAATCAACACCGCATATTGCACTGCTTGGTGTCGGCGATAGCTCTGATGCTCATCATATTTCAGCACCACACCCAGAAGGCACAGGAGCAGAAGTCGCAATGCGTAAAGCATTAGCCGATGCCAACCTGACACCAAACGATATTGGTTATATCAACGCCCATGGAACGGCAACGCCTTTAAATGATGCAATGGAAGCAAAAGCCCTTGCCCGTGTATTTGGTAATCACGTACCCGTGAGTTCAACCAAACCTCTTACCGGACATACTCTAGGAGCTGCAAGTGCGATTGAAGCTGCCATTTGTTGGCACTTACTTCGCTATAATTTACCACTGCCAAAACAAATTAATGATGGTGTTGTCGCAGACGATCTCCCAATTCAATTAGCCTCAGCGGATATGGCATTAACCAAACCCGTTGTGCTCAGTAACTCGTTTGCATTTGGTGGCAACAACATCAGCCTTATTCTTGGACTTACCGATGACTAA
- a CDS encoding hotdog family protein, translating into MTNCPPLHQLLPHEAPMILVDELIDVGEKHIHCRVVIRSDCLYFDPQTQSVPGYVGIEFMAQTVAGWSGYHAWKKGDDSPIGFLLGCRRYHSELSVFKEHEILDIHAEQIMENNGMAVFDCKIMVNDNIVASSQLNAFVPSKTQLEQMQTNNNNRKNA; encoded by the coding sequence ATGACTAATTGCCCCCCATTACATCAACTATTACCCCATGAAGCGCCAATGATCCTTGTCGATGAACTTATCGATGTGGGTGAAAAGCACATTCATTGCCGTGTTGTGATCCGCTCTGATTGCCTGTATTTCGATCCACAAACGCAATCTGTTCCCGGCTATGTTGGGATCGAGTTTATGGCACAAACTGTCGCAGGTTGGTCAGGCTATCACGCTTGGAAAAAAGGCGATGATTCACCGATCGGTTTTCTCTTAGGTTGCCGTCGCTACCACAGTGAATTAAGCGTATTTAAAGAACACGAAATTTTAGACATTCATGCTGAACAAATTATGGAAAATAACGGCATGGCTGTTTTTGACTGCAAGATCATGGTTAACGATAACATCGTTGCAAGCAGTCAACTCAATGCATTTGTTCCCTCAAAAACACAATTAGAACAAATGCAAACAAACAACAATAACAGGAAGAACGCATGA
- a CDS encoding 3-ketoacyl-ACP reductase FabG2: MTRHVLVTGASKGIGRAIAIQLAKDGFTIAVHYMSDKQGAEATLASITEAGGEGRLIQFDISNREQCREQLNADIAEHGAYYGVVSNAGITRDTAFPAMTEQEWDGVIHTNLDSFYNVLHPCVMPMVQKRKGGRIVTLASVSGITGNRGQTNYSAAKASVIGATKSLALELAKRKITVNCVAPGLIDTGMVDEHVKEHALPQVPLRRMGEPEEVAGLVSYLMSDIAAYVTRQVISVNGGLV; encoded by the coding sequence ATGACTCGACACGTCCTCGTAACAGGTGCTAGTAAAGGCATCGGTCGCGCGATAGCAATACAGCTGGCTAAAGATGGTTTTACAATCGCCGTTCACTACATGAGTGATAAACAAGGTGCTGAAGCAACATTGGCTTCAATAACAGAAGCGGGCGGTGAAGGTCGCTTAATTCAATTTGATATCAGCAACCGTGAACAATGCCGCGAACAACTCAATGCAGACATTGCTGAACATGGTGCTTATTACGGCGTGGTAAGTAATGCAGGGATCACCCGAGATACCGCATTCCCAGCAATGACAGAGCAAGAATGGGACGGCGTGATCCACACTAACCTTGATAGCTTCTATAACGTGTTACACCCTTGCGTAATGCCTATGGTGCAAAAGCGTAAAGGTGGTCGTATTGTCACCTTAGCATCGGTATCAGGGATCACCGGTAACCGAGGACAAACCAACTACAGCGCAGCAAAAGCCAGTGTGATCGGTGCGACCAAGTCATTAGCGTTAGAGCTCGCAAAACGTAAGATCACTGTCAACTGTGTTGCACCGGGACTGATTGACACAGGTATGGTAGACGAGCACGTAAAAGAGCATGCTTTACCGCAAGTACCGCTACGCCGTATGGGTGAGCCTGAAGAAGTTGCCGGATTAGTTAGCTACCTAATGTCTGACATTGCCGCTTATGTTACTCGTCAGGTCATTTCAGTGAACGGAGGTTTAGTATGA